A portion of the Paenibacillus marchantiae genome contains these proteins:
- a CDS encoding DUF1499 domain-containing protein gives MTLKRTLVGIIRSMEGTSDRAKDPKLKTRYYNLSKDRAWEEVSSTLKKIPGYKVLHEVPSVGEVILEKRTTFGRTMDITVSIISVSPVRSAVDMYSASRGSLGDLGSNYRTIMNLFSVLDKKLSKYKSND, from the coding sequence TTGACCTTAAAGAGAACGCTCGTCGGTATCATCCGCAGCATGGAGGGAACCAGCGATCGAGCCAAGGATCCCAAATTAAAAACACGGTATTATAACTTATCCAAAGACAGAGCCTGGGAAGAGGTTTCTTCGACACTCAAAAAAATTCCGGGTTATAAAGTGCTGCATGAAGTGCCTTCTGTAGGAGAGGTCATACTGGAGAAGCGGACTACCTTTGGACGGACGATGGATATTACGGTTTCCATTATATCGGTAAGTCCTGTACGCAGTGCGGTCGATATGTATTCGGCTTCACGTGGTTCACTTGGAGATCTGGGTTCTAATTATCGCACGATCATGAACTTGTTCTCCGTATTGGATAAGAAGCTAAGTAAGTATAAGTCAAATGATTGA
- the tpx gene encoding thiol peroxidase — protein MAQERTGAATFKGNPITLIGPELKVGDQAPDFTLSKNLVEDASLKDFAGKIKLISVVPSLDTGVCDAQTRRFNVEAGDLGDNVVVLTVSVDLPFAQARWCGAAGVDRVVTLSDYKTRSFGEDYGVLIKEFQLDMRSIFVLDAEDRITYVEYLPEMTDSPNFEQAISAVKALL, from the coding sequence ATGGCACAAGAACGTACAGGCGCAGCCACCTTTAAAGGCAACCCTATTACATTGATCGGACCCGAATTGAAAGTGGGCGATCAAGCACCCGATTTTACACTGAGTAAAAACCTGGTTGAAGATGCATCCTTGAAAGACTTCGCAGGTAAAATCAAATTAATCAGCGTTGTTCCTTCACTGGATACTGGCGTATGCGATGCCCAAACCCGTCGCTTCAACGTTGAAGCAGGAGATCTTGGAGACAATGTTGTCGTATTGACAGTAAGCGTTGACCTCCCATTTGCACAAGCACGCTGGTGTGGAGCAGCCGGAGTTGATCGCGTCGTAACACTGTCTGATTACAAAACACGTTCATTCGGTGAAGACTATGGTGTTCTGATCAAAGAATTCCAATTGGACATGCGCTCCATCTTCGTGCTGGATGCTGAAGACCGAATTACATATGTGGAATATCTGCCTGAAATGACAGACTCCCCTAACTTCGAGCAAGCGATTTCCGCTGTAAAAGCCTTGCTGTAA
- a CDS encoding rhomboid family intramembrane serine protease has translation MIFIRYENWKSYLKFFPLTSILLIANVVMFIVLSLNGGSTNSMTLLKFGALVNHELFAADWWRYITSMFLHAGFSHLLFNSFALIVFAPPMERLLGSVRYGVLYLGGGILGNILAVAWYNSVGATTISVGASGAIYAIYGAFLYVALFQRTMMDETSRKTLYTLLVFGIIFSFAMTGINWMAHLGGLLGGFFIYGLLIRLWKPRSFKQ, from the coding sequence ATGATATTTATAAGGTATGAGAACTGGAAAAGTTATTTGAAATTTTTTCCTTTGACGTCGATTCTTTTAATTGCCAATGTTGTTATGTTTATTGTATTGAGTTTGAACGGTGGTTCCACAAACAGTATGACGCTGCTTAAGTTTGGAGCGCTTGTTAACCACGAGTTATTTGCAGCAGATTGGTGGCGTTACATTACGTCCATGTTCTTGCATGCTGGTTTCAGTCATTTGTTGTTTAACAGCTTTGCTCTCATCGTATTTGCACCACCAATGGAACGGCTGCTTGGGTCGGTAAGATATGGTGTGTTGTACTTGGGTGGAGGCATTCTGGGCAACATTCTGGCTGTTGCGTGGTATAACTCGGTTGGAGCGACGACAATCTCGGTGGGTGCTTCAGGAGCAATCTATGCAATCTATGGTGCGTTTCTGTATGTAGCTTTGTTCCAGCGGACAATGATGGACGAGACCTCACGTAAAACGTTGTATACACTGCTTGTATTCGGAATTATTTTTTCCTTTGCCATGACAGGCATTAACTGGATGGCGCATTTGGGTGGGTTGTTAGGTGGATTCTTCATTTATGGACTTCTCATCCGCTTGTGGAAACCCCGCAGCTTTAAGCAGTAG
- a CDS encoding LysR family transcriptional regulator, which translates to MELRQLHYFLKVAQKEHVTQAAEELHVAQSAVSRQIHQLEEELGVDLFMQKGRNLQLTAVGQLFCKRVEGILKDLDKAVGEVHEFLDPEHGEIRIGFPHSLGIHLIPSVVAAFRQRYPNVKFRFKQGMFPTLIRDVLSAEVDLAFISPFPEKHDQVDGDIVLTEELHAILPPNHPLAGEESIALEQLKDDKFVLFSKGYSLRPIVWHACLEAGFTPKIAFEGEETDTIRGLVAAGMGVSLLPEMALFQTNPLQPAHVAISHPKVTRTIGLIHRADDKLPLVAQSFRSFLLNYFGLQQNNTPSD; encoded by the coding sequence GTGGAATTAAGACAGTTGCATTACTTTTTGAAAGTGGCACAGAAGGAGCATGTTACGCAGGCGGCGGAGGAATTGCACGTAGCGCAGTCTGCGGTGAGTCGTCAGATTCATCAGCTGGAGGAAGAACTGGGAGTAGACCTCTTTATGCAAAAAGGGCGAAATCTGCAGTTGACCGCCGTTGGGCAGCTCTTTTGCAAACGGGTTGAAGGTATATTGAAAGATCTGGACAAAGCGGTCGGGGAGGTTCATGAGTTTCTCGACCCGGAGCATGGTGAAATTCGTATCGGTTTTCCTCATAGTCTCGGTATTCACTTGATTCCTTCGGTTGTAGCAGCGTTCCGTCAGCGTTATCCTAACGTCAAATTCAGATTCAAGCAAGGCATGTTCCCAACGCTCATTCGTGATGTGTTATCGGCTGAAGTGGACTTGGCATTTATATCTCCATTTCCGGAAAAGCACGACCAGGTAGATGGTGACATTGTGCTTACGGAAGAACTGCATGCAATCCTTCCGCCCAATCATCCATTGGCTGGTGAAGAGAGCATTGCGTTAGAGCAACTTAAAGATGATAAGTTTGTATTATTCAGTAAAGGGTATTCTCTGCGTCCGATTGTTTGGCACGCATGTCTTGAAGCAGGGTTTACGCCCAAGATTGCTTTTGAGGGTGAAGAGACGGATACCATTCGTGGGCTGGTTGCCGCTGGTATGGGAGTGAGTTTACTGCCAGAAATGGCCCTTTTCCAGACGAATCCGCTGCAACCGGCACATGTAGCCATTTCTCATCCCAAAGTCACGCGTACGATTGGGTTGATCCATCGAGCGGATGACAAGCTTCCGCTTGTTGCGCAGTCATTTCGTTCATTCTTGCTTAATTATTTCGGTTTACAGCAAAACAATACCCCATCCGATTAA
- a CDS encoding zinc metallopeptidase, translated as MSFNNGMFVLIIIAFLLSLWAQFRVKSTFNRWSNVKNLNGMTGYDAARHMLDSNGLHDVPIEPVRGALSDHYDPINRVVRLSEPVYYENSISAVSVACHEVGHAIQHKESYPMLALRHRIFPIVNFASGLAPFLLIAGFIFNAMNLVGIGIIFFSVTVAFQLITLPVEFNASNRAREIMVSEGYIRNEEERGVAKVLNAAALTYVAAALISLLELVRYIGIFNSRD; from the coding sequence ATGAGTTTTAATAACGGTATGTTCGTTTTGATCATTATCGCCTTTTTGCTCTCCTTATGGGCGCAATTTCGCGTTAAGAGTACATTCAATCGTTGGTCTAATGTTAAAAACCTGAATGGAATGACCGGTTACGATGCTGCCCGTCACATGCTTGATTCCAATGGCCTACACGACGTCCCTATTGAACCCGTGCGTGGAGCACTCTCCGATCACTACGATCCAATCAATCGTGTCGTAAGGTTGTCTGAGCCTGTATATTATGAAAATTCAATCTCAGCTGTCTCCGTTGCGTGTCACGAAGTTGGCCATGCGATCCAGCACAAGGAAAGTTATCCAATGTTGGCACTACGTCACCGGATTTTCCCGATCGTCAACTTTGCATCCGGACTTGCGCCCTTCTTGCTCATTGCCGGATTCATCTTTAATGCAATGAACCTTGTCGGTATTGGTATTATTTTCTTCTCCGTAACCGTTGCGTTCCAACTCATTACGTTGCCGGTTGAGTTTAATGCTAGTAATCGCGCAAGAGAGATTATGGTATCGGAAGGTTATATCCGGAACGAAGAAGAAAGAGGCGTCGCCAAAGTATTGAATGCCGCAGCATTAACTTACGTCGCTGCAGCGTTAATCTCATTGCTGGAACTGGTTCGTTACATCGGAATTTTCAATAGCCGCGACTAA
- a CDS encoding MerR family transcriptional regulator: MKLFRIGELAKTAGVSERTIDYYTKLGLIAPEERTEKNYRLYSNETLTRLERIVHMKQEKYSLDEIKQSLEKWSLVSTEEQVASKLTTLELHVQQLEREVNELKPLLGEMKPVQARKMMAGLLTKSAGTMEALKILLENTMM; this comes from the coding sequence ATGAAATTGTTTCGGATTGGCGAACTTGCCAAAACTGCAGGTGTGAGCGAACGGACGATTGATTATTACACAAAGCTCGGTCTCATCGCTCCTGAAGAGCGCACAGAAAAAAACTATCGTCTTTATAGTAATGAAACTTTAACCAGGCTCGAACGTATTGTACACATGAAACAAGAGAAATATAGTCTCGACGAGATTAAACAATCTCTTGAGAAGTGGAGTCTGGTGAGCACGGAAGAACAGGTTGCCAGCAAACTGACAACATTGGAGCTCCACGTGCAACAGCTGGAGCGAGAGGTGAATGAGCTTAAACCGCTGCTAGGCGAGATGAAACCTGTACAAGCACGCAAGATGATGGCCGGACTGCTCACCAAAAGTGCTGGTACGATGGAAGCTTTGAAAATCTTGCTTGAGAACACCATGATGTAG